A region of Toxorhynchites rutilus septentrionalis strain SRP chromosome 1, ASM2978413v1, whole genome shotgun sequence DNA encodes the following proteins:
- the LOC129761332 gene encoding protein obstructor-E-like codes for MNQFFLLLTIPFLGAYAGDIHFECPRENGQFEDPYQCDKYYECSDNHASELLCPDGLVFDPKIKSDNKCDQPFNVDCGDRKELQTPKPSGVCVRQNGHFPHPDSSVCNIFYNCVNGHELEVTCAAGLHFNPKTASCDWPETSGRVGCRSEANKQLDDGFQCPTDFRQIDGNGQMITHHTYPHPDDCTKFYICLNGVEPRQGACHAGLVYNEEIQRCDEPENVPGCEDWSNSTTKS; via the exons ATGAATCAATTTTTCCTGCTACTGACCATACCTTTCCTCGGAGCAT ATGCCGGTGACATACATTTTGAATGCCCTCGGGAAAATGGGCAATTCGAAGATCCCTACCAATGTGATAAATATTACGAATGCAGTGACAATCATGCCTCGGAACTACTGTGTCCTGATGGACTTGTATTCGACCCTAAGATCAAAAGTGACAACAAATGTGACCAACCCTTCAACGTTGACTGTGGTGATCGCAAGGAACTTC AAACACCTAAACCATCCGGTGTTTGTGTCCGACAGAACGGACACTTCCCGCATCCAGATTCATCGGTTTGCAACATATTCTACAACTGCGTAAATGGACATGAACTTGAAGTAACATGTGCCGCTGGGTTGCATTTTAATCCAAAAACCGCATCGTGCGATTGGCCAGAAACATCCGGCCGGGTTGGCTGCAGAAGCGAGGCTAATA AACAACTAGATGACGGCTTCCAGTGTCCAACAGACTTCAGACAGATTGATGGAAACGGCCAGATGATTACACATCACACCTATCCCCATCCGGATGATTGCACAAAGTTTTACATCTGTCTTAATGGAGTTGAACCAAGACAAGGAGCGTGCCACGCTGGTTTGGTATACAATGAGGAAATACAGCGATGCGATGAGCCCGAGAATGTTCCGGGATG CGAGGATTGGAGCAATTCTACCACTAAGTCATAG
- the LOC129761836 gene encoding protein obstructor-E-like, whose protein sequence is MCHKSLFLVALLIVSGYAASDEDYEFVCPKDDGEYEDPFQCDKYYVCDEGRVKQKLCPDGLVFNPHSKLVNKCDQIFNVDCKDRKELQKPKPIGACPRRNGFFPHYDPSICNVFFNCIDGRELEMNCVAGLHFNEKTGTCAWPDTAGRENCGSNANKKLLDGFQCPEKFEKMDKTGQIIVHPNYPHPEDCTKFYICLNGVEPRLGVCGEGLVYNEDTQRCDTAENSPGCEDWFSQDGKPEN, encoded by the exons ATGTGTCACAAGTCACTCTTCCTGGTTGCTCTGTTGATCGTCAGCGGCT ATGCCGCAAGTGATGAGGATTACGAATTCGTATGCCCCAAAGATGATGGTGAATACGAGGATCCTTTTCAATGTGATAAATATTACGTATGTGATGAAGGGCGAGTCAAGCAAAAACTGTGCCCGGATGGACTAGTGTTCAATCCACATagtaaacttgtaaacaaatgtGACCAAATTTTCAACGTTGATTGCAAAGACCGCAAAGAGCTGC AAAAACCAAAACCAATCGGTGCATGCCCCAGACGAAATGGGTTCTTCCCGCATTATGATCCTTCAATTTGTAACGTATTCTTCAATTGCATCGACGGACGGGAACTTGAAATGAACTGTGTAGCGGGATTGCACTTCAATGAGAAAACTGGCACCTGTGCCTGGCCAGACACAGCCGGCCGTGAGAACTGTGGAAGTAACGCCAACa AAAAATTATTGGACGGATTCCAGTGCcctgaaaaattcgaaaaaatggataaaaccGGACAAATCATTGTACATCCCAACTATCCCCATCCGGAGGATTGCACCAAATTCTACATCTGCCTAAATGGTGTCGAGCCAAGATTAGGAGTCTGCGGGGAAGGATTAGTTTATAACGAGGATACCCAGAGGTGTgatacggcagaaaattctCCAGGATG CGAGGATTGGTTCAGTCAAGATGGGAAACCAGAAAATTAA